The nucleotide sequence AGCATGAAGAGGTCTTCCTGTTTAATGCCTACGTTGTTCACCAAAAAATTACTGGAGTAAGGCATCAGCAGAAAGCCGCCGGTAGAAATAAATACGGTGGTGAGGAACGCTTGCTGGTAGCGGGGCTGCGCGGCGGTGGCCAGTAAGTGCTGCATAGGATGGGCCACTGGTCCGCGTTTCAGGTGTTCGCGCATGGGCTGCATGCCGCGCCAGATGGCCAGGCCGATGAGCACGCATACGCCCACGATCAGCAGGAAGGGGGCATGCCAGTCGAACATGCCGGCCAGCTTAAGGCCGATGGGAATGCCGAGTACCTGGCTGCTGGCAAAGGCCATTTGTACAAAGCCCATCACCCGGCCCCGCACTTGCAGCGGGAAAAGATCCGCCACAATGGCCATGCCGATAGAGAACATCACGCCGCCAAACAGGCCGGTTACCATGCGGGCCATGAGCAGGAACCAGAAGCCGGAGGCCACGCCGCAAAGCAGGGTGCCCCCGGTGAAGCCGGCGTAAAAGAACAGGAGCATTTGTTTACGGTCAAAACGGTCTGCAAAGCCTGCGGCCGCAATACCGGAAACCGCCGCGCTGAAGGCGTAGGCAGATACGATCCAGCCAAACTGGGTGGCGGAAATGCGCATGCTTTTGGTGAGCATGGCGCCCAGCGGGGAGATCACCATGAAATCAAGGATCACGGTGAACTGGATGAGCGCAATAAGGGCTATCATAAACTTTTGATAGCGGGTGAAAGAAGTGGCGGAAGGCGTGTTCATAAGTGCAGATGGTGTGTGTTTAGGTGTTAGTAGCGGTGTGTAGAGACAAAACGGCCCCTGCAAGACGGCTAAATGAATATTCATTTAGTTATCTGGCTAAAAAAAGGGTAAAAGCGGCGATGATTTAAAAACGGTTGATGGGCACCTCGTTGGGCAACACTTCGCAGCAGAGGCCCAGGCTTTCAATGAGAATGATGATATGTTCTGCTTCCATGCCCAGCACCACTACGCGCAGCACCTCGTCGATGTCATCGTGATCAATGTTCCACTGGAGGATGTTAGATTGGGCATTGAGCAGGTGCGCTACGTGCAATTCAGCATTGGCCGTGAGGATGTTCGTTTTGAAAACGAGGATCTGGTTGATGAGTGTATTGCGCATAAAAATGAATATTCATTTACTTATCTAGTGAAAAATAAACGAAGGTCCTTTGCCTTCGTGTTGCCGGAGAAGCGCTCCCGGCGGGCGTTTTGCAGGCAGGCCTGCAGGGTGTTGATGCCCGGAAAAACACTTCCGGTAAATGATCGCTGGTTTGGTTTTGTTTGCTTGCCTGCGGTTAAGGTTTTAATGCTTTGAGCACCATCTCCAGCGTCGTGTACAAGATTTCGTCGGTAAGTTCAAACGGCTCGCCTTTGTGGGTGTAGCCTACCTGGTGGCTTTTGATCAACTGCATCAGCGGGGCAAATGCTATGGACCAATACACTTCAAAGTTGGGCATTTGCCGCAGCTCCCCGTTGGCGATGGCTTTTTCTGAAAAACGGGCCATCATGTTCCGGAAGTCCGGGCTGAGTATTTCCTGCGCGCGATAGTGCAGGGGGGTGTACGTGATATGCTCCATGAAAAGCCCCACTTCCTGGTGCTCCAGGGCAAACTGGGCGCGGCGTTTCCATTGCACCCGCATGCCTTCTGCGAACGTGGATTCCGGGTTGAAATCCTGGAGAATGAATTTAAAGTATTTTTCCACGATGCGGGCGTACAACTGAAGGATCAGGTCGTCGCGGTCCTTGAAGTAGATGTAGATCGTAGCGGGCGATACGCCAGCCGCCTTGGCTACTTTCTGCATACTCAACCCGTCGAAGCCCTCTTTTACAATCATATGCAGGGCCTCGCGCAGGATGGCTTTCTCTTTATTTTCGTCTCTTGTTCGCATTGATGATGCAAATATAAGTGAATGTTCGTTTATTTATAAAATTTATTTTTACCCTTTTTTGCAGGGGCAATAACCACCAGCCACCGCGCCGGACACAAATTAGTATTTTTAAGATATATGCCGCGCAGCTCCTCATAATATCTACACTACTTGCTACATTTTCCCTACCTTTGGCAAGTTTAAATAAAAACAAAAAGACTATGGCATACGACGTAATCGTAATCGGTAGCGGTCCTGGTGGCTATGTGGCAGCTATCCGGGCTTCTCAGCTAGGCTTTAAAGTAGCAATCGTAGAAAAAGAAGCCCTCGGCGGTATCTGCCTGAACTGGGGCTGTATTCCCACTAAAGCACTGCTGAAATCCGCCCAGGTATTGGAATATATGCACCATGCAAAGGATTACGGCCTGTCCGTAACCGACCCGAAAGCCGACTTCGACGCAGTAGTGAAGAGAAGCCGTGGCGTGGCCGATAAGAACTCCCGTGGCGTACAGTTCCTCATGAAGAAGAACAAGATCGATGTACTCATGGGCTATGGTAAAGTGAAAGGTAAAGGCCAGGTGGAGATCACCGATAAAGACGGTAAAGTAACCACCCAGGAAGCAAAATACATCATCCTGGCTACAGGCGCCCGCAGCCGCCAGCTGCCCAACCTGCCCATCGATGGTAAGAAAGTAATTGGTTACCGCGAAGCACTGGTATTGCCCCAGGCGCCCAAATCCATGATCGTAGTAGGTTCCGGCGCTATCGGCGTTGAATTTGCCTATTTCTACGCTACCATGGGCACCAAGGTGACCATCGTTGAGTTCCTGCCCCGCATCGTGCCGGTAGAGGACGAAGAAATCTCCAAGGAACTAGAAAAGATCTACAAGAAAAAGGGTATCGAGGTAATGGTGAATGCCAGCGTGGAAAGCGTGGACACCGCTGGTGCTACCGTGAAGGCCAACGTGAAGACCGCTACCGGCAATATCACCCTCGAAGCAGACGTAGTACTGAGTGCCGTGGGGATCTCTGCCAATATCGAGAACATCGGCCTGGAACAGGTAGGGGTGAAGACCGATAAAGGCCGCGTGCTGACCGACAAATACTACGCTACCAACGTTCCGGGCATCTACGCCATTGGCGATATCATCCCCGGTCCGGCCCTGGCACACGTTGCTTCCAAGGAAGCCATCGTTTGCGTGGAAGCCATCGCTTACAACGAAAAGAAATTTGCCCATAAGCCCGAGCCGATCAACTACATGAACATCCCGGGCTGTACTTACTGCGTACCGGAAATTGCTTCCGTAGGCTACACTGAAAAGGCTGCCAGAGAAGCCGGTTACGAGATCCGCGTAGGCAAATTCCCGTACTCTGCATCCGGCAAGGCTGGTGCAGCAGGCGCCCCCGAAGGTTTTGTAAAAGTGATCTTTGATGCGAAGTACGGCGAGTGGCTGGGTACCCACATGATCGGTGCAAATGTAACCGAGATCATTGCGGAGACCGTTACAGCCCGCACCCTGGAAACTACTTACCAGGAAGTACTGAATTCCATCCACCCGCACCCCACCATGAGTGAAGCGGTAAAGGATGCGATTGAAGTTGCATACGACGAAGCGATCCACCTGTAATCGCTTTTTCACATAATTCCAGCAACGGGCCTTTCCTGACCGGGAAGGCCCGTTTTGCCTGTTAGCGCCACCCGGGAAAAATATTCCTATCTTCACGATCCAATGCAGCCCCGCACATACATACCAGCCCCCGCGCTCCGGCCTTACATCCAGCGATACCTGTTGCTGGAAAGTGAGGTGCTGGCTGTAAACCGCGTGCTGCCCAACACGGCCCTGGTACTGTGCTTCCGCTATCGCGGCGATGTACATTTTCTTGAGAATGATACCCTGCATCCCTTGCCTGTAGCCGTTTTCACAGGATTGCGGCAAAGTGTGCGCTTTATCCAATACGCCCCGGGTACGGCAAACTTCCTGGTACAATTTACCCCCACGGGTGCCGCTGCTTTCAGTAAAATACCCCTGCATGAAACCTTCAATGAAAGCATTTCCCTGGATGCGCTGTTGCACACCGCATCCCTGGAAGAGCAACTGATGGAGGCCGTGGACGATGCGGCCCGCGTGCAGTGTGCGGACGAGTATTTTCTCCGGCAACTAAAACGTCCCGGAACGGACGCGCTTGTGGAGGCCGCAGTACACCGTATCCGGCAAAATGATGGCCATCTTAAAATGAAAGCACTGGCCGCGGAGCTGTACATTTCACAGGATGCATTTGAAAAGCGGTTCCGCCGGGTAGTAGGCGCCTCCCCGAAGCAGTATGCCGGTATTGTGCGCATGCACCATATTATTGCGCAGGGCGCTAAAAGCCTTGTTGGTGCTGCTTTTGAAGCCGGGTATGCAGATCAGCCCCATTTTAATAAAGACTTCAAGCGCTTTAC is from Chitinophaga parva and encodes:
- the lpdA gene encoding dihydrolipoyl dehydrogenase; amino-acid sequence: MAYDVIVIGSGPGGYVAAIRASQLGFKVAIVEKEALGGICLNWGCIPTKALLKSAQVLEYMHHAKDYGLSVTDPKADFDAVVKRSRGVADKNSRGVQFLMKKNKIDVLMGYGKVKGKGQVEITDKDGKVTTQEAKYIILATGARSRQLPNLPIDGKKVIGYREALVLPQAPKSMIVVGSGAIGVEFAYFYATMGTKVTIVEFLPRIVPVEDEEISKELEKIYKKKGIEVMVNASVESVDTAGATVKANVKTATGNITLEADVVLSAVGISANIENIGLEQVGVKTDKGRVLTDKYYATNVPGIYAIGDIIPGPALAHVASKEAIVCVEAIAYNEKKFAHKPEPINYMNIPGCTYCVPEIASVGYTEKAAREAGYEIRVGKFPYSASGKAGAAGAPEGFVKVIFDAKYGEWLGTHMIGANVTEIIAETVTARTLETTYQEVLNSIHPHPTMSEAVKDAIEVAYDEAIHL
- a CDS encoding MFS transporter, translating into MNTPSATSFTRYQKFMIALIALIQFTVILDFMVISPLGAMLTKSMRISATQFGWIVSAYAFSAAVSGIAAAGFADRFDRKQMLLFFYAGFTGGTLLCGVASGFWFLLMARMVTGLFGGVMFSIGMAIVADLFPLQVRGRVMGFVQMAFASSQVLGIPIGLKLAGMFDWHAPFLLIVGVCVLIGLAIWRGMQPMREHLKRGPVAHPMQHLLATAAQPRYQQAFLTTVFISTGGFLLMPYSSNFLVNNVGIKQEDLFMLYMVTGAAGLVAGPLIGRLADKAGKYNVFIAGSCLAILMVIWFTQLGITPLWLVMIVNAVMMTAVTSRMIPSQALISAVPDMKDRGAFMAINASVQQMGGGVAAVIGGAIITSEPSGFLHHFDVIGYVCVAAFVICAVCMFVVNKAIQQKQSQPAAEPTAAPVIVMAE
- a CDS encoding TetR/AcrR family transcriptional regulator; this translates as MRTRDENKEKAILREALHMIVKEGFDGLSMQKVAKAAGVSPATIYIYFKDRDDLILQLYARIVEKYFKFILQDFNPESTFAEGMRVQWKRRAQFALEHQEVGLFMEHITYTPLHYRAQEILSPDFRNMMARFSEKAIANGELRQMPNFEVYWSIAFAPLMQLIKSHQVGYTHKGEPFELTDEILYTTLEMVLKALKP
- a CDS encoding helix-turn-helix transcriptional regulator; the encoded protein is MQPRTYIPAPALRPYIQRYLLLESEVLAVNRVLPNTALVLCFRYRGDVHFLENDTLHPLPVAVFTGLRQSVRFIQYAPGTANFLVQFTPTGAAAFSKIPLHETFNESISLDALLHTASLEEQLMEAVDDAARVQCADEYFLRQLKRPGTDALVEAAVHRIRQNDGHLKMKALAAELYISQDAFEKRFRRVVGASPKQYAGIVRMHHIIAQGAKSLVGAAFEAGYADQPHFNKDFKRFTGQAPLAFFKDPLYW